AGGCATAGACCCAGAACATAGGTCATCCCTGGGGGCAGTTGGTGGTACACCTGGGCTGTTgggggtgtggtggtggtggtggggagtggTAGGGAAAGGTGGGATGGTAAGCTGTGGTGCTCATACTGGGGGATGGTAGGGGATGGGATGGAGCAGTGGGTAAGGTGTGGTATGCTGGAGGGAAGAAgtgtcaggggtgggatgggTCGGTAGGGTGGGTGGTCAGACTGGGGCTAGAGTGCTTGTGCAGAGGGTATGTGGGGTATCACTTGGGTTTGGTATGGAGTAATGGGCAGGGATGTGGTATTCATGCTGGGGGTTGGGCTTGTTGGATGTCGCATCTGTGCTCATCCTGGGGAAGGCATGCAtggtctgggtgctggggtgtGGTCTGGTGAGGTATGGCACCTTCATGGATCAGGGTGGCTGGTGGGGCTTGTGTGGAGGGTGGGCTGAAAGCGCAATTTGTTGTTACTGAATTGCTTGTGCTGTTGCAGGTGATGGGAATGGTCCGCGTCCCCTTGTACACCCAGAAGGACCGCATGGGTGGGCTGCCGAACTTCCTGGGGAACTCCTTCATCGGGACTGCGAAATTCCAGCTGCTCTTTGCCCTGAAGGTCTTGAATATGGTGCCTGAGGAGAAGCTGGCAGAGGCGGTGGCTGCCACCCAGAAGCAAAAAAAACCGGCAGCTGAGCCCGCAGCTGTGACAGCCAATGTGACGACGGCCAATGTGACGACGACAACAGCAGCTGTGACAGCAGCTGTGACGGCCAATCAGATAGTGGCTAAGCCAGCAAATGAGTTGGCAAATCAGCCTTTAGCTGTGTCAATGGctgagccagcagcagagcccacCGCTGAGCCAGCGGCTGAGGCTATGGCAGAGTGATGAATTTTTCTTTTCCGACTTGGTTAAAAATGGGCAAAGAGACTAGAGACTTTtaactttccagacagtcactGGCTGCAAATGCTGTCCAGGTGACTCCACCTCAGTGCTCCTCAGGTGCGATGGGATTAGATTTGCCTGAAGCAATGGAAAGCTATATTTTGTAAGGCCCATAAACAGTACCGAGCTTTCCAGACCTCTCTTAACTGCCCCCCTCTGGAGTCCGTGTGCTTACCCAAGGACTCTCTTAGAATGCTTTAATTTACAGGGATGCTCTGCTCCATTCATGTCCCAGCTTAGGTATTGTTTTAATGAACAGaaatgttacttttaaaattGTTCCAAGGAGGGTTTTTAGGCTCCTGCTGCAGTGTTGTGAACCCAGTCACAGCTgtgttggggaagggatgggggaatAAGTGGACCCAACTGAAAAGAGGCATGTCTGCCCACTCTAGCCCCATGCCAGGTGCAGAAATGAAACTGCCTCCTGTAGGAACAGTGCAGGGCTGCTAGTGTTCCCAGGTTTCATGACTTTGCTATCACATGGAAGAGTTGAAGGTGGCAGCTTACCTGGCTAGTGGCAGTTCCCAGGTGGCTTAGTTGTAGGTGCCCCGTGGGGTGCAGAAAGGCAGCGTGTGGCTTTGCATAAGGAGAGTTGGGGGAGcaggaaaatgaaataaatggctTTGCTGTACTTGTTTGCTGTTGGGATCTTTTCTTTCTTCTAATGAAAACTGGAGAGCAAAGCTATTCCCGCTAGCACGCTTTGAGTGGCTGTACACCTTGGTGTCTGCATCTACGTGGAATGGAGCAGCCAGCGTTTGACTGCTGGGAGCTTCCCTTTGCTGAGTTGCCAGGCTCATAAGAAGTGAGTAACTTTAGATTTCATTGTAAGGTGATCCTGGGCTTTGTGCCCCCTCTGACTACAGTAATAGCACTTGATGGGCACCTTTCCTTTTTCCACTGGATTTGCCATTTTCAGTTTACCCTTAAATTTCTCACCTCCTTTTCCTTTAGTCCACCCTGGGCCACAACCTTAGTTCTCTTATTCAATTCCAAACTCTTAGGTGGAACTGGAGCAGTCCCTATTTGGAAATCCACCAGGCATCACCACTATAGGTCTGCCAACATCACCATGTCTGTGCTGGACTGTGGTTGCCATGCCGGAACCCACATACTGAATTCCTTGCCCAGTATGGCTAGGAACTGTTCCCAGGTCTCCGCCTTGGCCGCAGCCAGTGCCTGTGTCTCGGGCACTGGAGCTGTCTGGTCTGGTCTGGAGCTATCTCAGTGGCCATGAACCACTGTCAATGTCTTGTAATTTGGTATTTTCAAAGAATTGCTGCCTTCACTTCTGCATAACCATATACCAAATCCTTGCTGATGGCATGAGTTGCATCCAGAGCTTTCCTTGTCAACAGGAGAACCAAACAGATGGTCcccttctcctcctgtggccaggTATGTTATTTCCATTCATTCACACCTGGCTTTGTCTCCTCCTGCTTAACAGATGAGATAATTTCAGCTCTCTATGCACCATCCTACAGCAGattctcccagccctgcagcccaacctTGCCCTATCAAGGGTCATAGGGTGCAGCCTGGTGCTGCCCTATCCATGTTTCAGGTACTCCTACCAAGCCCTTTGCTTTGGTCACTGAACAATCACTCTGAGCCAAGGGAGTTCTCTAAACTGAGACACTAGCTCCCCACTGTGGGCGTGTCTCCGTAGCCCTCTTTTTCCTGATGGCTCAAATTGCTGTAGCAGGATACTTGAGGCAGGCTTCAAACCCAAGAGTGGCCAGGCCCTCACTTCCTTTccattaaagcagcaaagaatcctatggcaccttatagactaacaaggcgttttggagcatgagctttcatgggtgaatacccgtcggatgcatccaacgaagtgggtattcacccacgaaagctcatgctccaaaacatcttgttagtctataaggtaccacaggattctttgctgctgtcacagatccagactaacacagctacccctctgatactttcttccCATTAATCCTCTTCTCTGCTCCCTCTTTCTCCTGCCCCCTCTTCCTCTTGGAGTGGAAGATGTGTTTCCTCTAGATTGAGAGCCAGAGTCTGACCATCCCCTGGgttgcccccccccatcccctgcccctggGGCATCCCACGGCTCACACCAAATGTCACCAACCTGTTACCTGGTGGGCCACCGAGATGAGCTGACCAGCCCCTCCACTTCTTCCAGTTTCTACTCCTCATGCTTCTGACCCGTCTCCTTGCCCAGTAAGTTCGTCCTACCTGTCCAGACTGTCTTCTCCctattcccagtctccttgtccagtcAATGTTGGTTCCCTCTAATTCCCTACTCTGCCTCCTGTCCCATATTCTCCatttcccccagctccttgtGCCAGCCACTCAgtactccccctgcacctggctcTTTATCAGCTTCATCTCCCCCACACTCTGCTGGTTCCCAGGCTCCTCATCTGATCacctttccctctcctgccctacCCACTggtttcaccttcctcctccctggCACCCGGTCTCCAGACCCagtctctgctccctggctccttgtTCCATCTACTCCCGAGCCCTCCTCTGCAGCACCCCAGGTCTGCTAGTCACTTCAGTGTTTCAGTGGGATGGCTTTGCCCTTTACAGTGCCTGGTTGCCAGCgagagggggcaggggatggcaccTAGCACCCAGGAAAGACAGCTTCTCTACTACCTAGCCCCATTGCACGCAGGAACAGCCATTACAAGGGAAGTTTGGCTTTGCTCCCATAGCCCTGggcttgagcatgctcagtggggCTTTAGGGTTGGTGCATGCAGTCAGGTTGACATTaggggctggaaggggagggAAAACGCACTATAAAGACagtctttggagattttttttctctccagtgtTGGTCTCTGATATTAGACAAGGTGAGTcacattttattggaccaacttctctggAGATTTTTGCAGTTAAACTTTAGCAAGTCGTCACAAAGCATGGGCAAGCTCCTTTTCCCAAAGGCTTAAGTGGCCAAAcatgggtggattttcacagatAAAGATGGGAGACTGCAACTTTCACAAAAATATCTGTACTTTTCTAACACTGAAAAACAATGTTTTGCCCCTTGCCTGCTTCTTAGAGACAGCTGGAATTAAAAAAGTCACCTGGAGGCAGTCAACCAGAATAGAAATGTGGAATAGTCCATGGTTTTCCCAGAGAGATGTTAATCATCTCTGCTAGAGCCAATCCACTGCTATTTTCAAGAGGAGCTAGGTCCAGCTCCCTTGAAGTCACAGCAGGGGCCCTTAACTAGATTGCCCTGGAGACTGGGAAAGGATCAGGTTACCCTTAAAAAGCAGAGCTGTATGTAGTTTCAGGAAAGTCTGTTAACCTTTATCACTGACAATCCTGGACATTGTCTGCAGCATATGTGTCATCCCCATGCACTACAGTGATAGGTGTCACCTCATCAGTCTGTCCTTGTAACCTACCAGATTCATTGCTAGGGTTGTGTAATGCCAATGCTATGGGGCTAGGATAACTGGCAGCCACTCAGGATCTGGTTAGTTCAGACAGACTGCTCTGGTGAGGCCTCACTGGAGGTCAGTGGCAGCTACAATGGGGCTGAAATAGAGGCAGAAGCCTCCTCCCATTATGCTTGTGCTGGTTAAGTAGTCAGCAAGGGAGGCTCCCCTAGGTCCTTTAAGGCTATTGGCTCTATGAGCTCTGACAGAAGGACCAGAGAAGATAGGAAGGTCTTGAGATAAAGTGACATCAAGTATTACAtcagccagcccccatggagctGGAGAGAGTAGATGTTGGGGTTATGCTTGCCCAGGAAGGGGGTGGTATGACTTCCACATAAGATGCCATTTCTCCCCCCCTAAATCTACATGAGGGGGAGGTGCAAAAATAGCAGCAGCACCAAGGGATGTGCTTGGATCAGGAATGGTGAGATGCTTCTGTCAATAGAACCCCTTTAATGCAGGCAGCCAGGAAGAgttagggtggggaggaggggtgagaaGAGGGTGAACTAAGAATCTTACTAACTCCCCAGGAGAGAGACCTGCTGATAAAATGGTGCAAGTGGACCTGATGCTGAGAGAAGAGCTGCTCTGTGGAGAGCCCTGACAGTGCCAAGAACACTACCACATGCCACTGTAAAGGGGAAGTAGCACAAGTTACTTCAACCAAAATTCATAGGTGTGCAGGACTGTGCTGAGCCTGCACAGGGCTCTCCCCAGCCACTTTCTGAAGGGAAACGATTGTTCCAGCAGTAGGGTCACAGAAGCCTCTCAGCCATGCTCCCTGCTAGGGCTGACTAGAGCAAACCTTGTCTGGAAGCATGGCCCAGCTGTCTCACCCATTGCtccaagagcagcagctgctttttGCTTTTGTCACCTGTGTTTATAGAGCACACTAATGTCCTTGCCATTGGCAAGAGCAGCAGTTGAAAGCAAGCAGGagaatcacaaaagaaaaaatcattttaattgaaGACATTTAGAGAGACAGGCTGACTGGGGCAGCAATATGCTCTTCAATAAAtacagggggcaggagggttgtgACAGGGTGATGTGTGGCTGACAAGCTTTTGCAATGAGGACAGTTCATAAAGGGGCATCACAGGTAGGAGAAGTAGCTTGGCTTCTCTGGACGTGCTTCATTGCTG
This sequence is a window from Gopherus evgoodei ecotype Sinaloan lineage chromosome 10, rGopEvg1_v1.p, whole genome shotgun sequence. Protein-coding genes within it:
- the NUDT16L1 gene encoding tudor-interacting repair regulator protein isoform X2: MAALTGSAGAAGLLPSLSVPGVTELKPLSRYEAMRLGPGWSHSCHAMLYAPNPGMLFGRIPLRYAVLVMGMVRVPLYTQKDRMGGLPNFLGNSFIGTAKFQLLFALKVLNMVPEEKLAEAVAATQKQKKPAAEPAAVTANVTTANVTTTTAAVTAAVTANQIVAKPANELANQPLAVSMAEPAAEPTAEPAAEAMAE